The genomic DNA TCAACGATCCGTCGAACCGTCACTGTCTTCCCCGATCCCGCACCACCGAGCACCAACGAATGTTTGGCCAGCGTTGGAACCGGCAGTTCGACGAGCGTTGATTCGCCAAACGCTTGAACGCGCATTCCCAGTGGCAAACGGTCCGATCGGATTTCGGGCGACGTACTTGCCTTCGATTTGGAACCATTCCTCGGCGACGGATCGGGTGTCGCCTCATCCAAGTTGTTGCGTTCCGACGCGCTTGCAGCGTCAACAGGAACTTGCTCCTCAGCCGTCTCAACATCACCGGGCGTTGTCGAATCAAACTGACTTTGGAACGCCTCGGCTTCGGGATCTTGCGGCGTCCTTGGCGATAAGGAATCGAAGACGTACTGTGGCACAAGAGCATCTGCCAGATCGGACATCGCACTAATTGGAGTCCGCGTTTGAAGCCAGCGATTTAAATCGGGATCGTCCTCGTGCAACAGAGTGTTCAACGCCGCCAGCGTCTTCAATTGGTCGATGCTTAACGGAACCAGCTGCCCTCCCTGCTTCCGCAGCGTGTCGACCAACTGTTGGGTCAGCGCACCTCCCGGCAATGGCTTGTGGCGAACGATGGTGAGATGCCGATAGGAAAGATCACGATCGATTCCGGATTGCGTCATCGCCGAACGCAAGCGACTTTGGAACGCGCGGGCATTCTTCCATTCCAGCCCGCGCACGCAGAAGTGCAGCTCCCGACCTCGCTCGTTGTGGAAGACAAATCGCACCCGAGCATGTAACGGTTTCGCGTTTGCCCCGCCGGCAAATTCACGTTCGACAATGACATCGACATCAGCGGGGACTCGGTCCTGATGCTCGATCATCAGGCAACGCATCGCCGCGTCATACAGCGGCGCCAACCGCTCGTCCTCTGCCTTCTCATCCAGGAGCGTCTCCGCATCCACACCTTCCCGCAACTCTTGGAATCGGTCATCGAGACGACTCGACTCCGACCTGTCCGGCCTAGCTCCATTGGGCTTTGCCTCGATCGAAGAAACCTCCTCGACAGCTTGCTGCGTCAAGAATTTGCGGCGGTACTGGTCGCAGACCTTTAAGGCATGTCGAGGCGTATTGTCGGACAGTTGCGCCAGCGCATCGGAGGTGAACGGCCAAGTGGGATAAGGAGGCTCGAATCCAGCTTTCCGATAGCCATCGGAGAGCCGTTTGCCGATCATTTCAGCGATCGATCCATCGGAGGTCGGCTGCAGCACGCTCGGTTCATGAAACCGATCCAATTGGCTGGCCAAGCAGATCTCGGGCAAAATGTGCCATGTCGACTCAATGCATGCAACGATCGGCAACGTCCATTCGAGTTCGCGCATCGACGCCAGCCCGGCACCGATCTGCTGGACGATTTGGTCCGACGCAGCCTGCTCCTGTTCGGCGACATCGCGAAACTGACGCTGCCCGACTTGATGCACAATCGGATCCAACTGGTCAAACGCGACCACGGTCGGCCCGTTAAGACTCATGTACCAAATGATTCCCTTGATGATCTCGCGCGGCAGTGCAACATCGCGAACGAATCCGAATCCCTGCGAAGCCTGAGACTCCAACTGCTGCCCCTGCAACCACGCGTAACCGACGCTTTGGGTTTCGATGTCCTCAGAATTCAAGCAACAGATCGCCCGAATCGCATCCTGATGCTTAAGCGTATTGGTCTGATGGCGTCCCCCGTTGTACCTCTGCAGGTAACCAAGGATCTTGTCGATGTTCCGCTTCAAAGTTTGCGGACGGTTTTGTGTCAGTGTCACGAGCACCTCATGCACCGGCCTCTGGGGACACAATAACTTAACGAAGCGACGCATCAACAGTTCCTGCTGCGTCCGGCCTTCGTCGACATCCTGTTGCAATGAATCGATCACCCCCTGCAACAACGTTTCCCAAAAGTCGCGAACGTCGGTCATGTCGACCAAAACAAACGCCGCGTCCGCTGCGATCGCCGACCGGCGGAAATCGCCCAACAAATGCGTCTTCCCCGCTCCACCGGGACCGACGATCGGCCAGCCCATAATCCCTGCCTGCGGATTCTGACGAATCTCCGCCAACCGATTCGCAAATTCGATCCTCAGCGGCTCGTGGAGCTTGCGGACATCCGTTGGGTTATCGACCCACACATCTTGCAGCCGGACCGCGCAATCAAAAGTCACGCGGCGCATTGCGTCGACGGCGATATCTACTGCAGTTGAGGTTGGCATGGGCTTGCTCCTTGCAAATACAAAATGTGAGTTTCCTGTCCGCTGATCGTTGTTAATGCCGCATCGCGATCGGCCGCACCGATCTCCAGTGGGTTCTCCAGCCGCATCATCGATAACTCTCCCCGACGCTGCATCGCCAACAGCGCATCGTCGACATCGTTGCGTGCGTAAGAGTCTAGCAGCGGTCGCAGCTCCGCCAGTCGCACGCGTTGCTTGAATTGTCCTTCGGTCAACAGCAAGCAGGCTTGTTGAATCGCCTCCGGGAGACCGTTTGGATCCTGCAGCCCAGGCTCCGCGGCAGACTCTTGTCGAACGGTTTCTGCAGTTTCCTCCGCCACACGACGCTGATA from Rosistilla carotiformis includes the following:
- a CDS encoding ATP-binding protein, whose product is MPTSTAVDIAVDAMRRVTFDCAVRLQDVWVDNPTDVRKLHEPLRIEFANRLAEIRQNPQAGIMGWPIVGPGGAGKTHLLGDFRRSAIAADAAFVLVDMTDVRDFWETLLQGVIDSLQQDVDEGRTQQELLMRRFVKLLCPQRPVHEVLVTLTQNRPQTLKRNIDKILGYLQRYNGGRHQTNTLKHQDAIRAICCLNSEDIETQSVGYAWLQGQQLESQASQGFGFVRDVALPREIIKGIIWYMSLNGPTVVAFDQLDPIVHQVGQRQFRDVAEQEQAASDQIVQQIGAGLASMRELEWTLPIVACIESTWHILPEICLASQLDRFHEPSVLQPTSDGSIAEMIGKRLSDGYRKAGFEPPYPTWPFTSDALAQLSDNTPRHALKVCDQYRRKFLTQQAVEEVSSIEAKPNGARPDRSESSRLDDRFQELREGVDAETLLDEKAEDERLAPLYDAAMRCLMIEHQDRVPADVDVIVEREFAGGANAKPLHARVRFVFHNERGRELHFCVRGLEWKNARAFQSRLRSAMTQSGIDRDLSYRHLTIVRHKPLPGGALTQQLVDTLRKQGGQLVPLSIDQLKTLAALNTLLHEDDPDLNRWLQTRTPISAMSDLADALVPQYVFDSLSPRTPQDPEAEAFQSQFDSTTPGDVETAEEQVPVDAASASERNNLDEATPDPSPRNGSKSKASTSPEIRSDRLPLGMRVQAFGESTLVELPVPTLAKHSLVLGGAGSGKTVTVRRIVEQAALAGIPSLIVDCAQDMCTFDERRDLPSEHWGPGDAEAAAQFAQRVEQVVWTPGREDGNPLCLEPIPDFKALRSDPAELDQAVKMVEGSLREIVGATQSSQRARSKAGILSRSLSFFAAHATTCSLPAYAQMLDELPSGATVGVQNEQKLAREIADSLKVAIVQNPLLGSRGMKLDPAVLFGDERASERLRLSIISLIGLPGKSAQCDFINQLAMTLFSWIKKNPTPPGGRDLRGLVVIDEARDFVPSQGSSSCLASMRQLAAQARKYKLGIIFATQHPKDIDTKIVGNCATHFYGRANSPASLQTLTELMSGKGSQANDFPRLKTGEFYVSFPDGEFAVPAKIQLPDSLTAGRLLDEAQILEKAKASRNLVQ